A portion of the Vulpes vulpes isolate BD-2025 chromosome 5, VulVul3, whole genome shotgun sequence genome contains these proteins:
- the TMEM138 gene encoding transmembrane protein 138 isoform X5, with the protein MLQTSNYSLVLSLQFLLLSYDLFVNSFSELLRMAPVIQLVLFIIQDIAILFNIIIIFLMFFNTFVFQAGLVNLLFHKFKGTIILTAVYFALSISLHVWVMNLRWKNSNRFVWTDGLQTLFVFQRLAAVLYCYFYKRTAVRLGDPRFYQDSLWLRKEFTQVQR; encoded by the exons atgctCCAGACCAGTAACTATAGCCTGGTGCTCTCACTGCAGTTCCTGCTGCTGTCCTATGACCTCTTTGTCAATTCCTTCTCGGAGCTACTCCGGATGGCTCCTGTCATCCAGCTGGTGCTCTTCAT CATCCAGGATATCGCAATCCTcttcaacatcatcatcattttccTCATGTTCTTCAACACCTTCGTCTTCCAGGCTGGCTTGGTCAACCTCCTATTCCACAAGTTCAAAGGGACCATCATCCTCACAGCTGTGTACTTTGCCCTCAGCATCTCCCTTCATGTCTGGGTCATG AACTTACGCTGGAAAAACTCCAACCGCTTTGTCTGGACAGATGGACTTCAAACACTATTTGTATTCCAGAGACTAG CAGCAGTGCTATACTGTTACTTCTACAAACGAACCGCTGTGAGACTGGGCGATCCTCGCTTCTACCAGGACTCTTTATGGCTGCGCAAGGAGTTCACACAAGTCCAAAGGTGA
- the TMEM138 gene encoding transmembrane protein 138 isoform X4 translates to MLQTSNYSLVLSLQFLLLSYDLFVNSFSELLRMAPVIQLVLFIIQDIAILFNIIIIFLMFFNTFVFQAGLVNLLFHKFKGTIILTAVYFALSISLHVWVMNLRWKNSNRFVWTDGLQTLFVFQRLAAVLYCYFYKRTAVRLGDPRFYQDSLWLRKEFTQVQRCLESLLLLTFYA, encoded by the exons atgctCCAGACCAGTAACTATAGCCTGGTGCTCTCACTGCAGTTCCTGCTGCTGTCCTATGACCTCTTTGTCAATTCCTTCTCGGAGCTACTCCGGATGGCTCCTGTCATCCAGCTGGTGCTCTTCAT CATCCAGGATATCGCAATCCTcttcaacatcatcatcattttccTCATGTTCTTCAACACCTTCGTCTTCCAGGCTGGCTTGGTCAACCTCCTATTCCACAAGTTCAAAGGGACCATCATCCTCACAGCTGTGTACTTTGCCCTCAGCATCTCCCTTCATGTCTGGGTCATG AACTTACGCTGGAAAAACTCCAACCGCTTTGTCTGGACAGATGGACTTCAAACACTATTTGTATTCCAGAGACTAG CAGCAGTGCTATACTGTTACTTCTACAAACGAACCGCTGTGAGACTGGGCGATCCTCGCTTCTACCAGGACTCTTTATGGCTGCGCAAGGAGTTCACACAAGTCCAAAG
- the TMEM138 gene encoding transmembrane protein 138 isoform X6 produces MLQTSNYSLVLSLQFLLLSYDLFVNSFSELLRMAPVIQLVLFIIQDIAILFNIIIIFLMFFNTFVFQAGLVNLLFHKFKGTIILTAVYFALSISLHVWVMNLRWKNSNRFVWTDGLQTLFVFQRLAVLYCYFYKRTAVRLGDPRFYQDSLWLRKEFTQVQR; encoded by the exons atgctCCAGACCAGTAACTATAGCCTGGTGCTCTCACTGCAGTTCCTGCTGCTGTCCTATGACCTCTTTGTCAATTCCTTCTCGGAGCTACTCCGGATGGCTCCTGTCATCCAGCTGGTGCTCTTCAT CATCCAGGATATCGCAATCCTcttcaacatcatcatcattttccTCATGTTCTTCAACACCTTCGTCTTCCAGGCTGGCTTGGTCAACCTCCTATTCCACAAGTTCAAAGGGACCATCATCCTCACAGCTGTGTACTTTGCCCTCAGCATCTCCCTTCATGTCTGGGTCATG AACTTACGCTGGAAAAACTCCAACCGCTTTGTCTGGACAGATGGACTTCAAACACTATTTGTATTCCAGAGACTAG CAGTGCTATACTGTTACTTCTACAAACGAACCGCTGTGAGACTGGGCGATCCTCGCTTCTACCAGGACTCTTTATGGCTGCGCAAGGAGTTCACACAAGTCCAAAGGTGA